From the genome of Phyllostomus discolor isolate MPI-MPIP mPhyDis1 chromosome 12, mPhyDis1.pri.v3, whole genome shotgun sequence, one region includes:
- the USF2 gene encoding upstream stimulatory factor 2 isoform X1 — protein sequence MDMLDPGLDPAASATAAAAASHDKGPEAEEGVELQEGGDGPGAEEQTAVAIASVQQAAFGDHNIQYQFRTENNGGQVTYRVVQVTDGQLDGQGDTAGAVSVVSTAAFAGGQQAVTQVGVDGAAQRPGPAAASVPPGPAAPFPLAVIQNPFSNGGSPAAEAVSGEARFAYFPASSVGDTTAVSVQTTDQSLQAGGQFYVMMTPQDVLQTGTQRTIAPRTHPYSPKIDGTRTPRDERRRAQHNEVERRRRDKINNWIVQLSKIIPDCNADNSKTGASKGGILSKACDYIRELRQTNQRMQETFKEAERLQMDNELLRQQIEELKNENAVLRAQLQQHNLEMVGESNRQ from the exons atgGACATGCTGGACCCGGGTCTGGATCCTGCTGCCTCGGCcactgctgctgccgccgccag TCACGACAAGGGACCCGAGGCCGAGGAGGGCGTCGAGCTGCAGGAGG GCGGGGACGGTCCTGGGGCGGAGGAGCAGACGGCGGTAGCCATCGCCAGCGTCCAGCAGGCGGCGTTCGGCGACCACAACATTCAGTACCAGTTCCGCACAGAGAATAATGGAGGACAG GTGACATACCGCGTAGTCCAGGTGACTGATGGTCAGCTGGATGGCCAGGGCGACACAGCAGGTGCCGTCAGCGTCGTGTCTACGGCTGCCTTTGCGGGGGGGCAGCAAGCTGTGACCCAGGTGGGTGTGGATGGGGCAGCCCAACGCCCCGGTCCCGCTGCTGCCTCTGTGCCCCCAGGTCCCGCAGCACCCTTCCCACTG GCTGTAATCCAAAATCCCTTCAGCAATGGCGGCAGCCCAGCAGCTGAGGCTGTTAGTGGGGAGGCACGATTTGCCTATTTCCCAGCGTCCAGTGTGGGAGATACCACGGCTGTGTCAGTACAGACCACAGACCAGAGCTTGCAGGCTGGAG GCCAGTTCTATGTCATGATGACGCCCCAGGACGTGCTTCAGACAGGAACACAAAGGACAATTGCACCCCGGACACACCCTTACTCCCC AAAAATTGATGGAACCAGAACACCACGGGATGAGAGAAGGCGAGCTCAGCACAATGAAG TGGAGAGGAGGCGGAGGGACAAGATCAACAACTGGATCGTCCAACTTTCAAAAATCATTCCAGATTGTAATGCAGACAATAGCAAGACGGGAGCG AGTAAAGGAGGGATCCTGTCGAAGGCCTGCGACTACATCCGGGAGCTACGCCAGACCAACCAGCGCATGCAGGAAACCTTCAAGGAGGCTGAGCGGCTGCAAATGGACAATGAGCTCTTGAGGCAACAG ATTGAGGAGCTGAAGAATGAGAACGCTGTGCTTCGTGCCCAGCTGCAGCAGCACAACTTGGAGATGGTGGGCGAGAGCAACCGGCAGTGA
- the LOC114511295 gene encoding hepcidin — protein MALSTRIQAACLLLLLLASLTSASVLHQTKELADLQTQDTARASAGLTTGLQRLRRRDTHFPICIFCCGCCHKSKCGICCKT, from the exons ATGGCACTGAGCACACGGAtccaggctgcctgtctcctgctccttctcctggCCAGCCTTACCAGTGCCTCAGTTCTGCACCAG ACAAAAGAGCTTGCAGACCTCCAGACTCAGGACACAGCTAGAGCCTCTGCTGGCTTGACG ACTGGGCTCCAGAGGCTGAGGAGGCGAGACACCCACTTCCCCATCTGCATCTTCTGTTGTGGTTGCTGCCATAAATCAAAGTGTGGGATCTGCTGCAAGACGTAG
- the USF2 gene encoding upstream stimulatory factor 2 isoform X2: protein MDMLDPGLDPAASATAAAAASHDKGPEAEEGVELQEGGDGPGAEEQTAVAIASVQQAAFGDHNIQYQFRTENNGGQVTYRVVQVTDGQLDGQGDTAGAVSVVSTAAFAGGQQAVTQAVIQNPFSNGGSPAAEAVSGEARFAYFPASSVGDTTAVSVQTTDQSLQAGGQFYVMMTPQDVLQTGTQRTIAPRTHPYSPKIDGTRTPRDERRRAQHNEVERRRRDKINNWIVQLSKIIPDCNADNSKTGASKGGILSKACDYIRELRQTNQRMQETFKEAERLQMDNELLRQQIEELKNENAVLRAQLQQHNLEMVGESNRQ from the exons atgGACATGCTGGACCCGGGTCTGGATCCTGCTGCCTCGGCcactgctgctgccgccgccag TCACGACAAGGGACCCGAGGCCGAGGAGGGCGTCGAGCTGCAGGAGG GCGGGGACGGTCCTGGGGCGGAGGAGCAGACGGCGGTAGCCATCGCCAGCGTCCAGCAGGCGGCGTTCGGCGACCACAACATTCAGTACCAGTTCCGCACAGAGAATAATGGAGGACAG GTGACATACCGCGTAGTCCAGGTGACTGATGGTCAGCTGGATGGCCAGGGCGACACAGCAGGTGCCGTCAGCGTCGTGTCTACGGCTGCCTTTGCGGGGGGGCAGCAAGCTGTGACCCAG GCTGTAATCCAAAATCCCTTCAGCAATGGCGGCAGCCCAGCAGCTGAGGCTGTTAGTGGGGAGGCACGATTTGCCTATTTCCCAGCGTCCAGTGTGGGAGATACCACGGCTGTGTCAGTACAGACCACAGACCAGAGCTTGCAGGCTGGAG GCCAGTTCTATGTCATGATGACGCCCCAGGACGTGCTTCAGACAGGAACACAAAGGACAATTGCACCCCGGACACACCCTTACTCCCC AAAAATTGATGGAACCAGAACACCACGGGATGAGAGAAGGCGAGCTCAGCACAATGAAG TGGAGAGGAGGCGGAGGGACAAGATCAACAACTGGATCGTCCAACTTTCAAAAATCATTCCAGATTGTAATGCAGACAATAGCAAGACGGGAGCG AGTAAAGGAGGGATCCTGTCGAAGGCCTGCGACTACATCCGGGAGCTACGCCAGACCAACCAGCGCATGCAGGAAACCTTCAAGGAGGCTGAGCGGCTGCAAATGGACAATGAGCTCTTGAGGCAACAG ATTGAGGAGCTGAAGAATGAGAACGCTGTGCTTCGTGCCCAGCTGCAGCAGCACAACTTGGAGATGGTGGGCGAGAGCAACCGGCAGTGA